One window of Melospiza georgiana isolate bMelGeo1 chromosome 11, bMelGeo1.pri, whole genome shotgun sequence genomic DNA carries:
- the NR2C2 gene encoding nuclear receptor subfamily 2 group C member 2 isoform X1 yields MATNMEVLAQQVVETQQVAEVPTLQTSLSESPVMTSPSQRIQIISTDASVASPQRIQIVTDQQTGQKIQIVTAVDSAVSPKQQFILASPDGTGAGKVILAAPETSNAKQLIFTTTDNIVPGRIQIVTDSASVERLLGKTDIQRPQVVEYCVVCGDKASGRHYGAVSCEGCKGFFKRSVRKNLTYSCRSNQDCIINKHHRNRCQFCRLKKCLEMGMKMESVQSERKPFDVQREKPTNCAASTEKIYIRKDLRSPLIATPTFVADKDGTRSAGLLDPGMLVNIQQPLIRDDGTVLLAADSKAETSQGALGTLANVVTSLANLSESLNNGDTSEVQQEEQSASEITRAFDTLAKALNTTDGTTAHNLADGMDPTGGGNIHVISRDQSTPIIEVEGPLLTDTHVTFKLTMPSPMPEYLNVHYICESASRLLFLSMHWARSIPAFQALGQDCNTSLVRACWNELFTLGLAQCAQVMSLSTILGAIVNHLQNSIQEDKLSGDRIKQVMEHIWKLQEFCNSMAKLDIDGYEYAYLKAIVLFSPDHPGLTSSTQIEKFQEKAQMELQDYVQKTYPEDTYRLARILVRLPALRLMSSSITEELFFTGLIGNVPIDSIIPYILKMETAEYNGQITGTSA; encoded by the exons GTGCCGACTCTTCAGACTTCGTTATCTGAATCTCCAGTGATGACCAGCCCTTCTCAGCGTATCCAGATAATTTCCACAGACGCCTCTGTAGCTTCACCACAACGCATTCAG ATTGTGACAGATCAGCAAACAGGTCAGAAAATTCAAATAGTGACAGCAGTGGATTCAGCTGTGTCTCCAAAGCAACAGTTCATTTTAGCTAGCCCAGATGGAACTGGTGCAGGAAAGGTGATCCTGGCAGCACCTGAGACATCTAATGCCAAGCAGCTTATCTTTACCACCACAGACAACATTGTGCCAGGCAGAATTCAG ATAGTGACTGACTCTGCTTCAGTGGAAcgtctgctaggaaaaactgatATTCAGCGGCCCCAGGTAGTAGAATATTGTGTAGTCTGTGGTGATAAAGCATCAG GTCGTCACTATGGTGCTGTCAGTTGTGAGGGATGCAAAGGTTTCTTTAAAAGGAGTGTAAGGAAGAATTTGACCTACAGTTGTCGTAGCAACCAGGACTGTATCATCAATAAACACCATCGGAATCGATGCCAGTTTTGTAGGCTTAAGAAATGTCTAGAGATGGGCATGAAAATGGAAT CGGTTCAAAGTGAAAGAAAGCCTTTTGATGTGCAACGTGAAAAACCAACCAACTGTGCAGCTTCTACTGAAAAAATCTATATAAGAAAAGATCTTCGAAGCCCTCTAATAGCAACTCCAACATTTGTGGCAGATAAAGATGGGACACG GTCAGCCGGTCTTCTTGATCCAGGAATGCTCGTGAATATTCAGCAACCTTTGATCAGGGATGATGGTACAGTCCTCCTAGCTGCTGATTCCAAG GCTGAAACAAGCCAGGGTGCCTTAGGAACACTAGCAAATGTTGTAACATCTCTTGCTAATCTCAGTGAGTCACTAAATAATGGAGATACTTCTGAAGTTCAACAAGAAGAGCAATCTGCAAGTGAGATTACACG GGCATTTGATACTTTGGCTAAAGCACTTAATACCACAGATGGTACAACAGCTCATAACTTGGCAGATGGGATGGATCCTACAGGAGGAGGGAATATTCATGTAATCAGTAGAGATCAGTCAACACCAATTATTGAAGTGGAAGGACCCCTACTTACAGATACACATGTCACATTTAAG cTGACAATGCCCAGTCCGATGCCAGAGTACCTTAATGTGCACTACATCTGTGAGTCAGCATCACGACTCCTTTTCCTCTCTATGCACTGGGCTAGGTCCATACCTGCGTTTCAAGCTCTTGG GCAGGACTGTAATACGAGCCTTGTGCGTGCCTGCTGGAATGAACTGTTTACCTTAGGGCTGGCACAGTGTGCACAGGTGATGAGTCTGTCCACTATCCTGGGAGCAATTGTCAACCACCTCCAGAACAGCATACAAGAAG ATAAACTTTCTGGCGACAGAATAAAGCAAGTCATGGAACACATCTGGAAACTTCAGGAGTTCTGTAACAGCATGGCCAAGCTTGATATTGATGGATATGAATATGCATACCTTAAAGCTATAGTCCTTTTTAGCCCTG atCACCCTGGTCTGACCAGTTCAACCCAAATAGAAAAATTCCAGGAGAAGGCACAGATGGAATTGCAGGACTATGTACAAAAAACCTATCCAGAAGATACTTATAG GCTAGCCCGGATCCTAGTTCGCCTGCCAGCACTTAGGCTGATGAGCTCTAGCATCACTGAGGAACTGTTTTTCACAGGTCTCATTGGAAACGTTCCAATTGACAGCATAATCCCCTACATTCTCAAAATGGAAACAGCAGAATATAATGGACAAATAACTGGCACATCTGCATAG
- the NR2C2 gene encoding nuclear receptor subfamily 2 group C member 2 isoform X3 yields MATNMEVLAQQVVETQQVAEVPTLQTSLSESPVMTSPSQRIQIISTDASVASPQRIQIVTDQQTGQKIQIVTAVDSAVSPKQQFILASPDGTGAGKVILAAPETSNAKQLIFTTTDNIVPGRIQIVTDSASVERLLGKTDIQRPQVVEYCVVCGDKASGRHYGAVSCEGCKGFFKRSVRKNLTYSCRSNQDCIINKHHRNRCQFCRLKKCLEMGMKMESVQSERKPFDVQREKPTNCAASTEKIYIRKDLRSPLIATPTFVADKDGTRSAGLLDPGMLVNIQQPLIRDDGTVLLAADSKAETSQGALGTLANVVTSLANLSESLNNGDTSEVQQEEQSASEITRAFDTLAKALNTTDGTTAHNLADGMDPTGGGNIHVISRDQSTPIIEVEGPLLTDTHVTFKLTMPSPMPEYLNVHYICESASRLLFLSMHWARSIPAFQALGQDCNTSLVRACWNELFTLGLAQCAQVMSLSTILGAIVNHLQNSIQEDKLSGDRIKQVMEHIWKLQEFCNSMAKLDIDGYEYAYLKAIVLFSPG; encoded by the exons GTGCCGACTCTTCAGACTTCGTTATCTGAATCTCCAGTGATGACCAGCCCTTCTCAGCGTATCCAGATAATTTCCACAGACGCCTCTGTAGCTTCACCACAACGCATTCAG ATTGTGACAGATCAGCAAACAGGTCAGAAAATTCAAATAGTGACAGCAGTGGATTCAGCTGTGTCTCCAAAGCAACAGTTCATTTTAGCTAGCCCAGATGGAACTGGTGCAGGAAAGGTGATCCTGGCAGCACCTGAGACATCTAATGCCAAGCAGCTTATCTTTACCACCACAGACAACATTGTGCCAGGCAGAATTCAG ATAGTGACTGACTCTGCTTCAGTGGAAcgtctgctaggaaaaactgatATTCAGCGGCCCCAGGTAGTAGAATATTGTGTAGTCTGTGGTGATAAAGCATCAG GTCGTCACTATGGTGCTGTCAGTTGTGAGGGATGCAAAGGTTTCTTTAAAAGGAGTGTAAGGAAGAATTTGACCTACAGTTGTCGTAGCAACCAGGACTGTATCATCAATAAACACCATCGGAATCGATGCCAGTTTTGTAGGCTTAAGAAATGTCTAGAGATGGGCATGAAAATGGAAT CGGTTCAAAGTGAAAGAAAGCCTTTTGATGTGCAACGTGAAAAACCAACCAACTGTGCAGCTTCTACTGAAAAAATCTATATAAGAAAAGATCTTCGAAGCCCTCTAATAGCAACTCCAACATTTGTGGCAGATAAAGATGGGACACG GTCAGCCGGTCTTCTTGATCCAGGAATGCTCGTGAATATTCAGCAACCTTTGATCAGGGATGATGGTACAGTCCTCCTAGCTGCTGATTCCAAG GCTGAAACAAGCCAGGGTGCCTTAGGAACACTAGCAAATGTTGTAACATCTCTTGCTAATCTCAGTGAGTCACTAAATAATGGAGATACTTCTGAAGTTCAACAAGAAGAGCAATCTGCAAGTGAGATTACACG GGCATTTGATACTTTGGCTAAAGCACTTAATACCACAGATGGTACAACAGCTCATAACTTGGCAGATGGGATGGATCCTACAGGAGGAGGGAATATTCATGTAATCAGTAGAGATCAGTCAACACCAATTATTGAAGTGGAAGGACCCCTACTTACAGATACACATGTCACATTTAAG cTGACAATGCCCAGTCCGATGCCAGAGTACCTTAATGTGCACTACATCTGTGAGTCAGCATCACGACTCCTTTTCCTCTCTATGCACTGGGCTAGGTCCATACCTGCGTTTCAAGCTCTTGG GCAGGACTGTAATACGAGCCTTGTGCGTGCCTGCTGGAATGAACTGTTTACCTTAGGGCTGGCACAGTGTGCACAGGTGATGAGTCTGTCCACTATCCTGGGAGCAATTGTCAACCACCTCCAGAACAGCATACAAGAAG ATAAACTTTCTGGCGACAGAATAAAGCAAGTCATGGAACACATCTGGAAACTTCAGGAGTTCTGTAACAGCATGGCCAAGCTTGATATTGATGGATATGAATATGCATACCTTAAAGCTATAGTCCTTTTTAGCCCTG GCTAG
- the NR2C2 gene encoding nuclear receptor subfamily 2 group C member 2 isoform X2 — MTSPSQRIQIISTDASVASPQRIQIVTDQQTGQKIQIVTAVDSAVSPKQQFILASPDGTGAGKVILAAPETSNAKQLIFTTTDNIVPGRIQIVTDSASVERLLGKTDIQRPQVVEYCVVCGDKASGRHYGAVSCEGCKGFFKRSVRKNLTYSCRSNQDCIINKHHRNRCQFCRLKKCLEMGMKMESVQSERKPFDVQREKPTNCAASTEKIYIRKDLRSPLIATPTFVADKDGTRSAGLLDPGMLVNIQQPLIRDDGTVLLAADSKAETSQGALGTLANVVTSLANLSESLNNGDTSEVQQEEQSASEITRAFDTLAKALNTTDGTTAHNLADGMDPTGGGNIHVISRDQSTPIIEVEGPLLTDTHVTFKLTMPSPMPEYLNVHYICESASRLLFLSMHWARSIPAFQALGQDCNTSLVRACWNELFTLGLAQCAQVMSLSTILGAIVNHLQNSIQEDKLSGDRIKQVMEHIWKLQEFCNSMAKLDIDGYEYAYLKAIVLFSPDHPGLTSSTQIEKFQEKAQMELQDYVQKTYPEDTYRLARILVRLPALRLMSSSITEELFFTGLIGNVPIDSIIPYILKMETAEYNGQITGTSA; from the exons ATGACCAGCCCTTCTCAGCGTATCCAGATAATTTCCACAGACGCCTCTGTAGCTTCACCACAACGCATTCAG ATTGTGACAGATCAGCAAACAGGTCAGAAAATTCAAATAGTGACAGCAGTGGATTCAGCTGTGTCTCCAAAGCAACAGTTCATTTTAGCTAGCCCAGATGGAACTGGTGCAGGAAAGGTGATCCTGGCAGCACCTGAGACATCTAATGCCAAGCAGCTTATCTTTACCACCACAGACAACATTGTGCCAGGCAGAATTCAG ATAGTGACTGACTCTGCTTCAGTGGAAcgtctgctaggaaaaactgatATTCAGCGGCCCCAGGTAGTAGAATATTGTGTAGTCTGTGGTGATAAAGCATCAG GTCGTCACTATGGTGCTGTCAGTTGTGAGGGATGCAAAGGTTTCTTTAAAAGGAGTGTAAGGAAGAATTTGACCTACAGTTGTCGTAGCAACCAGGACTGTATCATCAATAAACACCATCGGAATCGATGCCAGTTTTGTAGGCTTAAGAAATGTCTAGAGATGGGCATGAAAATGGAAT CGGTTCAAAGTGAAAGAAAGCCTTTTGATGTGCAACGTGAAAAACCAACCAACTGTGCAGCTTCTACTGAAAAAATCTATATAAGAAAAGATCTTCGAAGCCCTCTAATAGCAACTCCAACATTTGTGGCAGATAAAGATGGGACACG GTCAGCCGGTCTTCTTGATCCAGGAATGCTCGTGAATATTCAGCAACCTTTGATCAGGGATGATGGTACAGTCCTCCTAGCTGCTGATTCCAAG GCTGAAACAAGCCAGGGTGCCTTAGGAACACTAGCAAATGTTGTAACATCTCTTGCTAATCTCAGTGAGTCACTAAATAATGGAGATACTTCTGAAGTTCAACAAGAAGAGCAATCTGCAAGTGAGATTACACG GGCATTTGATACTTTGGCTAAAGCACTTAATACCACAGATGGTACAACAGCTCATAACTTGGCAGATGGGATGGATCCTACAGGAGGAGGGAATATTCATGTAATCAGTAGAGATCAGTCAACACCAATTATTGAAGTGGAAGGACCCCTACTTACAGATACACATGTCACATTTAAG cTGACAATGCCCAGTCCGATGCCAGAGTACCTTAATGTGCACTACATCTGTGAGTCAGCATCACGACTCCTTTTCCTCTCTATGCACTGGGCTAGGTCCATACCTGCGTTTCAAGCTCTTGG GCAGGACTGTAATACGAGCCTTGTGCGTGCCTGCTGGAATGAACTGTTTACCTTAGGGCTGGCACAGTGTGCACAGGTGATGAGTCTGTCCACTATCCTGGGAGCAATTGTCAACCACCTCCAGAACAGCATACAAGAAG ATAAACTTTCTGGCGACAGAATAAAGCAAGTCATGGAACACATCTGGAAACTTCAGGAGTTCTGTAACAGCATGGCCAAGCTTGATATTGATGGATATGAATATGCATACCTTAAAGCTATAGTCCTTTTTAGCCCTG atCACCCTGGTCTGACCAGTTCAACCCAAATAGAAAAATTCCAGGAGAAGGCACAGATGGAATTGCAGGACTATGTACAAAAAACCTATCCAGAAGATACTTATAG GCTAGCCCGGATCCTAGTTCGCCTGCCAGCACTTAGGCTGATGAGCTCTAGCATCACTGAGGAACTGTTTTTCACAGGTCTCATTGGAAACGTTCCAATTGACAGCATAATCCCCTACATTCTCAAAATGGAAACAGCAGAATATAATGGACAAATAACTGGCACATCTGCATAG
- the NR2C2 gene encoding nuclear receptor subfamily 2 group C member 2 isoform X4: MATNMEVLAQQVVETQQVAEVPTLQTSLSESPVMTSPSQRIQIISTDASVASPQRIQIVTDQQTGQKIQIVTAVDSAVSPKQQFILASPDGTGAGKVILAAPETSNAKQLIFTTTDNIVPGRIQIVTDSASVERLLGKTDIQRPQVVEYCVVCGDKASGRHYGAVSCEGCKGFFKRSVRKNLTYSCRSNQDCIINKHHRNRCQFCRLKKCLEMGMKMESVQSERKPFDVQREKPTNCAASTEKIYIRKDLRSPLIATPTFVADKDGTRSAGLLDPGMLVNIQQPLIRDDGTVLLAADSKAETSQGALGTLANVVTSLANLSESLNNGDTSEVQQEEQSASEITRAFDTLAKALNTTDGTTAHNLADGMDPTGGGNIHVISRDQSTPIIEVEGPLLTDTHVTFKLTMPSPMPEYLNVHYICESASRLLFLSMHWARSIPAFQALGQDCNTSLVRACWNELFTLGLAQCAQVMSLSTILGAIVNHLQNSIQEG, translated from the exons GTGCCGACTCTTCAGACTTCGTTATCTGAATCTCCAGTGATGACCAGCCCTTCTCAGCGTATCCAGATAATTTCCACAGACGCCTCTGTAGCTTCACCACAACGCATTCAG ATTGTGACAGATCAGCAAACAGGTCAGAAAATTCAAATAGTGACAGCAGTGGATTCAGCTGTGTCTCCAAAGCAACAGTTCATTTTAGCTAGCCCAGATGGAACTGGTGCAGGAAAGGTGATCCTGGCAGCACCTGAGACATCTAATGCCAAGCAGCTTATCTTTACCACCACAGACAACATTGTGCCAGGCAGAATTCAG ATAGTGACTGACTCTGCTTCAGTGGAAcgtctgctaggaaaaactgatATTCAGCGGCCCCAGGTAGTAGAATATTGTGTAGTCTGTGGTGATAAAGCATCAG GTCGTCACTATGGTGCTGTCAGTTGTGAGGGATGCAAAGGTTTCTTTAAAAGGAGTGTAAGGAAGAATTTGACCTACAGTTGTCGTAGCAACCAGGACTGTATCATCAATAAACACCATCGGAATCGATGCCAGTTTTGTAGGCTTAAGAAATGTCTAGAGATGGGCATGAAAATGGAAT CGGTTCAAAGTGAAAGAAAGCCTTTTGATGTGCAACGTGAAAAACCAACCAACTGTGCAGCTTCTACTGAAAAAATCTATATAAGAAAAGATCTTCGAAGCCCTCTAATAGCAACTCCAACATTTGTGGCAGATAAAGATGGGACACG GTCAGCCGGTCTTCTTGATCCAGGAATGCTCGTGAATATTCAGCAACCTTTGATCAGGGATGATGGTACAGTCCTCCTAGCTGCTGATTCCAAG GCTGAAACAAGCCAGGGTGCCTTAGGAACACTAGCAAATGTTGTAACATCTCTTGCTAATCTCAGTGAGTCACTAAATAATGGAGATACTTCTGAAGTTCAACAAGAAGAGCAATCTGCAAGTGAGATTACACG GGCATTTGATACTTTGGCTAAAGCACTTAATACCACAGATGGTACAACAGCTCATAACTTGGCAGATGGGATGGATCCTACAGGAGGAGGGAATATTCATGTAATCAGTAGAGATCAGTCAACACCAATTATTGAAGTGGAAGGACCCCTACTTACAGATACACATGTCACATTTAAG cTGACAATGCCCAGTCCGATGCCAGAGTACCTTAATGTGCACTACATCTGTGAGTCAGCATCACGACTCCTTTTCCTCTCTATGCACTGGGCTAGGTCCATACCTGCGTTTCAAGCTCTTGG GCAGGACTGTAATACGAGCCTTGTGCGTGCCTGCTGGAATGAACTGTTTACCTTAGGGCTGGCACAGTGTGCACAGGTGATGAGTCTGTCCACTATCCTGGGAGCAATTGTCAACCACCTCCAGAACAGCATACAAGAAG GCTAG